Below is a genomic region from Leptospira venezuelensis.
TGTGATCATGGGAAATCTGGGAGATAGGATTGGGCGCCGTAAACTTCTTCTCTATGGAGCGGCAGCGTTCGGAGTGGCATCCGTTCTTGCTGCATTCTCTCCTAGTTCAGAAATTTTGATCTTAACTCGCGCGATCTTAGGGATCACAGCAGCAACCTTGGCTCCTTCTACCTTATCATTAATTCGTAATATGTTTTTGGATCCGGAAGAACGGACTTTTGCGATAGGCATCTGGGGGATGAGCTTTTCTTTAGGAGGAGCAATCGGTCCTCTCGTGGGCGGTGTCTTATTGGAATATTTCTGGTGGGGTTCTGTTTTTTTGATGAGCGTTCCAATTATGATCGTTCTCCTAATTGTCGGACCTAAACTTCTTCCTGAATTCAAAGACCCTAATGCTGGCAAGATGGACCTGCCTAGTGCAGTTCTATCCTTAGTATCTGTTCTTTCCATCATCTATGGATTGAAACAGATAGCGGAGAACGGCTGGGGACTCGTTTCTATTCTCACGATACTTGCTGGACTTTTCGTCGGAGCCATCTTTATCAAAAGGCAAACCACTCTGGCTGATCCAATGATAGATCTTCAGTTATTCAAACTTCCTGCTTTCAGTGCGGCAGTTATTGGGAATACAATGACCATCTTTGTAGGATTAGGGGCCTTTCTATTTATTTCTCAATATTTACAATTGGTTTTAGGTCTTTCTCCTCTGGAGGCAGGGCTTTGGACTTTGCCTGGAGCAGCGGGTAATGTGATCGGTTCTCTTACAATTCCTATTATAGCTCGTAGCATGCGACCATTATACGCGATGTTAGGCGGTTTGATCTTACTTGCAATCGGCATGCTCCTTTATGCTCTGATCAATACTGAGAACGGAATATGGATGATAATATCAGGATCTATAATCATGTCCTTCGGGATTTGCACAGTTGTGATCTTAGGAACAGATATCATTGTAGGTTCTGCGCCGCCGGAAAGAGCTGGAGCCGCAGCTTCTATTTCTGAGACGGCAGCTGAGTTCGGTGGAGTTTTAGGAATTGCTGTACTCGGAAGTATAGGTGTAGCGATCTTCAAATCCAGGATCAATTCAATTAATCTTCCTGGGCTTACTCCTGAACAATTGGAAAGTTCTCATAATACTTTAGCTTCTGCAGTAGCGTTAGCAAAAGAACTCCCGGAACCAAGTAGACAAATACTCCTCAGCACCGCCCAAGGAGCATTCACCGACTCATTACATTTTATTTCTTTTTTGAATGTAGGGATCTCGGTTGCATTGGCATTTGCGATCTTCTTCATCTTAAAGGATAGAAAAGCGCGGGAAACGACTGTAGAAACAGCAGAATTAGAAAAAGCAGCAAGATAATATTTATATAAGGAAAATAGAATGAAGGCAGAAGTTTCAGTCGTTGGAAAAGAAATCATAGGGGTTAAAACTTTTGATGCCCCAAGAGAATTAGTTTGGAGTGCTTGGACAGACCCAAAACAAGTAGCGATCTGGTGGGGACCAAACGGTTTTACGAATACCATTCATGAAATGAGCGTGAAGCCAGGAGGAGTCTGGAGATTCACAATGCACGGTCCAGATGGAATTGACTACCCGAACCGTGTCGAATTCATAGAAGTAGTCCAACCTGAAAAACTAGTCTACGATCATGGGGATGATTCAAATCCAAAACAATTCCATGTGACTGTATTTTTCGAAGAAGAAGGTTCCAAAACCAAACTTACCATGAGATCCAGATTCGCGAGCGAAGAAAATATCAAAAAAGTCGCAGATTACGCGTTGGAAGGACTTAGACAAACTCTAGGCCGCCTAGAAAATTTCTTGGGAAAGAATTAAAATAATTCGGAACGATTCCAAAGTATTATCAAATATAATAATTTTTTAAAAAGCGGAGAAGAAGTTTGTGAACGAAATCAAACAACCTGAATTTAAAGAGATGGTATTAACTAGGACTCTCAATGCGCCAAGAGATCGGGTTTGGAAGGCTTGGACAGACCCTAATATGGTATCTCAATGGTGGGGCCCTCATGGATTTACTGCTCCTCTCTGCCAATTAGATCTTCGTCCTGGTGGTGAGATACTCATCCATATGAAAGATCCGGAAGGTGGGATCAATCCGATGAATGGTACGTATAAGGAGATCATTACTCTAGAAAAGATTGTATTCTCCTCTTATATCGCATTCGAGATGGATGGGAAAAAGCCAGCAGCTGAAATCCAGATCACTATTCTTTTTGCAGACAAAGGTTCTCAAACCGAACTCCAAGTTCGTGCACTTCCTATCAAGGTGGATCCAGAACTCTATCCTGCAGTGGAAGGAATGGAAGAAGGTTGGAACCAAACCCTCGATAAACTCACAGCAATTTTCGCTTAATTACCCTGGATGGGAAAAAACAAAATAAATATTAAGGAAACAGAATATGAAAGTAAATCCGTTGCAGATACTAAGTTTTTGGATCATCATTTTTCCTTTCCAAAAAAGGAAAAGAGCCGGAGCTTAATATGGACTCAAAAGTGGGAGGCTACTCCCACTATTTTCATAAACCTTCTGAGAACAAAGAAATCCGCAGCAAAATAATAGAGAGTGATGTTTTTCGTAAGAAAAAAATCTTTTTCACAGCTCTATTTTCCGTTCCGGAAAAAAAACAAGAGATAAGCGGATTTTGGGAAGAAGCCTTGGAAAGATTAGCGGAACTTCTCCGTAGGATACAAGGATCTTGATGACTGTGCATTATTAAAATTTGGGAGATTTTTTCAGTAATCTGACCGGAGGGAGATCATAGGACGGTAGGAGTTTTTTACGATCTCTCTGATATTTTTGAAAGTAGGTGCCGGAAGATTCTCATTTGATCAAAAAATCTTTGGAAGTAAATCCGAGTAGATTAAATTCTATCCCTAAGAGCTGTTTTTACTCTTAGGGAATTCTTTAGTGATAGATTATATCCGCAAAATTTTAGATGCGAGAGTGTACGACGTCGCAGTCCATACTCCCTTGGACTCAATGATCCGAATGAGCCAAAGATTAAATTCTTCGGTTCTATTAAAAAGGGAGGACTTACAACCAATCTTCTCCTTTAAGATCCGGGGAGCATATAATCTAATTTCCAGACTTTCCTCAGAAGAAAAAAGATCCGGAGTGATCTGTGCATCGGCAGGAAATCATGCACAAGGAGTTGCACTCTCTGCCCAAAAATTAGGGATCAAGGCAATCATCGTAATGCCTATCACTACCCCATCCATCAAAATAGAAGCAGTCCAATATTTCGGTGCAGAGATCGTTCTACATGGAGATACTTTTGATGAAGCATACTCCCACGCTAGAAAATTAGAAAAGGAGAAGGGACTAAAATTTATTCATCCTTATGACGATCCGGAAGTGATTGCAGGACAAGGCACAGTTGGTTTAGAAATATTACAGCAGTATCCTAATCCTATCGAAGCCGTTTTTATTCCAATCGGCGGAGGTGGTTTGGCCGCAGGTGTTGCTTCTTATATTAAATTTTTAAGACCTGAGATCAAAGTAATAGGAGTAGAACCTTCCGACGCAGCCTCCATGAAAGAAGCAATCTCCGCTGGCAAAAGAGTAATCTTAGAAAGAGTTGGGCTATTTGCAGACGGGGTTGCAGTCAGACAGGCAGGTGAAGAAACATTCAAGATTTGTAAAGAACTCTTGGACAACGTTTTAGTAGCTAACACAGACGAGATCTGTGCTGCCGTTAAAGATATATTCGAAGACATGAGGGTTATTGCGGAACCAGCAGGCGCGTTATCTCTCGCAGGTTTAAAATCTTACGCAAATCAAAACCCAAATCGAAAAGGTGCACTTATCGCTATCAATAGTGGCGCCAATATGAATTTTGATAGGCTCAGACATGTGGCAGAAAGAGCTGAGATCGGAGAATCCAGGGAAATTCTACTCGGAGTTACCATTCCGGAAAAACCAGGAAGTTATCTAAAATTTGTCCAGACCTTGGGAAATAAGATCATCACTGAATTCAATTATAGATATGCCACAGATAAACAGGCGCATGTGTTCGTCGGTTTAAAACTGAAAGTTTCTTCTGAAAAAGAAAAGGTAATTTCCGAATTAGAATCATTAGGTTATGAGGTATTGGACATTAGCACGAATGAAACCGCGAAGATCCATATAAGATACATGGTAGGAGGAAGAGTCTCGGAACTAAAAGACGAGATCATTCTAAGATGTGAATTCCCGGAACGTCCGGGTGCATTATTAAAATTTTTAGAGTCTGTCGGAACTAATTGGAATATTACATTATTCCACTATAGAAATCATGGAGCTGACTATGGGCGGGTATTAGTGGGATTTCAAGTTCCTTACTCCGATAGAGAAGGTTTTAGGGAGAGACTCAAAAGCCTAGGTTATCCTTACGAAGAAGAAACAGATAATCCTGCTTATAAAATGTTTTTACACAGTGTTTGATTAAAATTGGTATTAGGGACCGTTGCTAAATTCTCAGGTATCTACTCTAAAATAGGCTTTCTTCACCATTTTTTGCACATCATATCTTCGGCCGGGATCTTCTCCCAGGCAAAAGAACATGATACCGTACATTACATTTTCCTTAAACAGAGTGATGTGCAGAATATGAAGATTACTTCCCTTATCCTTATAATAAACTCGGAAAGCTGGACGACTTGCTACTTCCAATTCCCCGAATTCAATAATTCTGCCATTTCCTTTTTTAATAGAATCTATGATCCCTATCTGGAAGTCTTGATTGAATGCACCGTGATCTATACTTTCAGTTAATTCTTTTCGTGTGATGAGTACACTTGCGGATTCATTATAATCTTTTGCTGCAAAAATCCCTCCTGCAAAAGGTTCCATTGGAAACCAATCGAAAGGAATGGTAAGATTGAGAGGAGAATTCGGCTCCTTCTTCTTTTCCGGAGAGAGGGAGACAAATGCAGAGAATATCAGAAAAACAAAAAGGATCCGATGTAAATATTTTAAGATCACCCTTTTGTCTCTCTCCATGATGCCTTTTATTAATTTCGGTTTCGAAAAGAGCATATTTTAGTTTGAAAGAGGGTTTTGAGACTGAATCAAGGAATTCCTAGATCCCCAGGTTCCCCCTGAGCATATAATCTGAGAGAATCGAAGCTGTAAATGCCTGTATTATGATAATCTCCCCAAACCAGATTGATAGCGTATCTTCCTACTTTGGAAAAAGACAATAATTTGGCGTCTTTGATCCCGCCTGTAGTTGCTCCTACTTTTCCCCCGTGGCCACCTTTGCAAACAACGCAAGGGCATCTTTTCCTGAGTTCTAATAGAGGAAATTCGGAGATAACTCCGTCTTTCCATTCTATTTTTAGAATATTCTCATCGAATTCTATGTTTTCTGGGGTAGTCGCTTTTAAACTAAGACTCATATTATCTAGGAAGTTTTAAAACCTGTTTTCTGAAAGTTCCTATTGTGGTCCCGTAAGTGACCTTTTCGTTCAGAGGAAGTTCAGTAAAATCGAAAGTATCTCTTTCTAAGATCAGGATCACAGTGGAACCCATTTCGAATCTGCCTAGTTCCGCACCTTTCTCGATCATGATAGAAACATCTTTATAATCTTCTTCTTTGGTTGTTCTGATAAGAGTATTCGTGATGATCTTCTTATCGTAAGTAACGCGTATACGACCAACGTTAGAAGCTCCAACTTTGATCACTGCCACAAGTCCGTATTCGGTCTGTAAGAATGTGATCAATCTTTCATTCTTAGGAAAAAGTCCCCTGATCCCGAAAACCGCCAATTCATTTACTGGGAACAGTTTTCCAGGTTCATAATAATATCCTAATATTCTTCCATATGCAGGAGAATGTATCCTATGATAATCCTGGGGAGAAAGGTAGAATGTAATATATTTTCCATTTTGGAATTTAGAAAGATACTTATCTCCTCCGATCAATTCCTTCAGGTTATAATCCACACCTTTCGCTTGTATAATTACTTGATCATCGATATCTCCAAAACCCGTGATCTTAGCATCCACAGGAGAAACAAGTGCATTCTCCGCAGAATCAATAATCCTCGCTTCTGCTTTTAATGCCCTGGTGAAAAACTGGTTTAAAGAATTATACTCTTGGATCTCCAATTCGGCTTCATTCAAATTGATCTTATAAGCTTTTGCAAATGCCTTTAAGATCGGGATCATTATAAATCTAGGCAGCCTCAAAGAAGCTAAAATACCGAATAGCAAAGACACAAGATTTTTAGGAAGGATGGAAAGAAGAAGAAGGTAAAAATCCTTAAAGATTTCGTAATGTGCCCCACCCTCTAAGAATTTTCTGAGTTCTGCTTGAGCAACTTTAGCTAAAAGAACTAAGCTGATGAGCACAGGAACCGCAGTAATAAGTGCAAGCCCATAACCGATACCGAATACTTGTAATAAGAATTCTTCTCCATATTGAACATAAGCATATGCGGAACCAAGTAAAGAAGCTACGAATAAGATACGATACGCGTTTGCGAATTTTTCTCCGAAGATATATCTAGCATTTTGTTCTCCGGTATAGAACCAGCCGGAGATAGCAACGATAGAGAATAACAAGAAGGAAGCAATCAAAGCGAGTCTTGCGGGATCCGTAGGACCGTTTATTAATACCGATAAGAAATTTTTGACCGACTCAAGGTCCTTAACTCCGAAAGAGAATAATGCATAGATCACTAAAGTGGAGATCACAAATCCTTCGAAGAATGTAGCAAGCATGCTCACGATTCCCTGTTTTGCAGCGGAATCAGTGCGCACCACCCCGGCTACTCCCGCACTCTTTCCTATTCCGGTTTCCGTGGATAAGAAGAACATTCCCGTTCCAGTGCTAAAAATCCTTGCGAGAGAAAATCCTCCTCCAAGCAGCAAGGAGAATGGTTGCATTGCTTCATTAAAGACTGCTTCAAGAAATCCATAAAAATTCCCTAAATGATCTCTAAATAAAAGAACATAACTTAAGAAAAATAAAATTAGACCTATTGGAGCAATATAAGAAGAAACTCTTCCGATCCTTCTGATCCCACCTAATACTACGAATACTACAATGATAGAGACTAAAAACGGAACAGTCATCCCCTGGATATCCAGTCCATTTTGCGCTAGGAAGGAAGCTCCTAGAATAGGCATCGCACTTCCCATAGAAAGTACGGTTAATAAACATGCCAAAGAAAAAGCAATAGCAAGCCATCTAGCTCTAAGCGCTTTTTCTATAAAATACATTGGACCTGAAAGATATCTTCCGCTTTCCAACTTGATCCTGAATCGGATCGCAAGTGTAGAAGAAACAAAACGAAGCGGCATGATCAGAAAACTAGAAAGCCAGATCCAAATTAGAACTCCTGGACCAGCTAATACCAACGCAAGTGCAGATCCAAGAACAGCTCCAGGAAGTAAAGAGGAGCCTGTTCCGGCGTAGAATGCTTGAGAATGTACCAAACGTCCTCGGGAACCTTTATAGTCCATGTTCCCGGAAAAAATTTTAAACGCTAAAAATAGGAACCGGACTTGAGGAAACTTCAAACGGAAGGTAAGGTACAACCCTATAAAAACTAAAAAGTAAAAATATGGTTTTAGAAGATCCAAATCCAGAAACGGAAATAGTTTAGTAGTCAGCATCCCAATCAATCTTTCCTTAAAATAAAGGCTTTTACAATTCTAGGCCCGGAAAATTCTGCTAGCATGCCGGGCTCCAACACAGTTTTCACGCGTCCAGTCCCAAAACCACTCCTTTTTAAAAAGCGGTCGCCTCTCAAAGGAAGAAGAGTAAGTTTCTATTCTATCATCCTAACCGGTATCCTATTCGGAATGATCTCTTTAGGTGCAGAAGAAAACGTCACAACCACACCTAAACTGAAGGAAATGGCTGAAAACAGGACTTCTGAAACTCCTGATACCTGGGAATTCGGAGCCAGATTCGGCTTTGGAATGAGAGGACCGAACAGATTCGATCAGAATTTAAATGGTTTTAGCTCGAATCTAAACCCTCTCGTTGCAAGCCAAACAAAGCAGGAGAACACAAGAGGAAGTATCCAAGGAGAATTTTTAGCAAGAACCAGGCTAAGTGAAAACTTTAAGATCGGAATGATAGGCGGATATAGATATTTCGATCCATTTTATCTCACGAATCTAACCTCTGAACCATTTTATACTAAACTAGATTTCCAAATGGAAAGTTTTTATCTTCTAGGAATGGTCTGGCAAGAAGGTAGACTAAACAGGTATTTTCGTTGGGAAACCGGGCTCGGTCTCGGGATCACAAGAGCATTGTGGATAACAAAAGGTTACGCCACAGACGGAAAAGATTATTTCCAGCAAAATGGAAATATGCGAGGAAGCGGGTTAGAGTTCAGATTAGAAGGTTCCTTAATCCATCCAATCAATGAAAGGGTCAGCTTAAGTTTCGGAACCTATTTGGCTTGGATTAATATTACTTCCTTTGATGGTTCCTTTAACGGAGATGCTGCTTCCTTCTATGTAAGACAGGACGGAAGACTTACACCTCTAACCGAATCTGCAAACCAAGACAATATATTATTATCCAATCAATATTCCAGAAAGTTGGATATGCAGTCCGCATATGGCGGACTGTTTTTCGGTGTGAATTATAAATTATAAAATCCTAATACTCACTTAGAAACGGGAAGGATCAAATCAGGATGTTTAGGAGAATTGATATATTTAGATTCGGTCACCTTCTCCTTCATTTTCCTTAATGTTTCGTAAGGAATATCGACCACTACAAAATTTGCGATAGAGCTTGGGATACTTCCACCTGGGTCGCTTAAAATCTGGTAGGTAACCTCTATTTCATCCCCAGCAGGTACCAATTTCCAAAAACCTTTGAGCGTTCCTCTCACGAGTCCTTTTTTCTCCGGAACTATATTTGGAATAGATCGAATCGTATAGGTCACAGTTCCAGTAGTTTTGTCCTGACTAAAAACCGTATGGACCACAAAGTCTCTATCATTTACTGGCCAAGGTGCACCATTTTGGATATAAATATACTTTTCTCTCGGGTTCAAAACTTTTACTGCTTCCGCGTGCTTACAATCTTTGAACCAAGTCACGTAATTCGGATTGTCTTCTATTAAAGAAACAACGGTATTAAGATCCGCTTTCAATTTTGTTTTACCACGGAATTCCTTTAATTCGGAACCTTCCACTTCTCTGGTATGAACAGTGATCCCGTTTTTCTCCTTCTCTAAATCCCAAGAAAATAACTGCATCGGGATCAAAAGAAATACAATCAAATATAAATGTTTCATAAGAATGGTTAAACCTCTTGGCGACTGGCTCTAATTCGAACCAATGATTTAACCGGATCTCGGATCAGATCAACCGTAAAATTGGATGGAATTCTATAAGTTCGTAAATATTAATCAATATCTAAAGAACTGGGTTCTCTTTTGTATTTGAGAGGTTTTTGGAGATATTTGATCAGAAGGACTTTATTTCCTTTATCATTAAACTTAACCACGTCGAAAACT
It encodes:
- the asd gene encoding archaetidylserine decarboxylase (Phosphatidylserine decarboxylase is synthesized as a single chain precursor. Generation of the pyruvoyl active site from a Ser is coupled to cleavage of a Gly-Ser bond between the larger (beta) and smaller (alpha chains). It is an integral membrane protein.), yielding MLTTKLFPFLDLDLLKPYFYFLVFIGLYLTFRLKFPQVRFLFLAFKIFSGNMDYKGSRGRLVHSQAFYAGTGSSLLPGAVLGSALALVLAGPGVLIWIWLSSFLIMPLRFVSSTLAIRFRIKLESGRYLSGPMYFIEKALRARWLAIAFSLACLLTVLSMGSAMPILGASFLAQNGLDIQGMTVPFLVSIIVVFVVLGGIRRIGRVSSYIAPIGLILFFLSYVLLFRDHLGNFYGFLEAVFNEAMQPFSLLLGGGFSLARIFSTGTGMFFLSTETGIGKSAGVAGVVRTDSAAKQGIVSMLATFFEGFVISTLVIYALFSFGVKDLESVKNFLSVLINGPTDPARLALIASFLLFSIVAISGWFYTGEQNARYIFGEKFANAYRILFVASLLGSAYAYVQYGEEFLLQVFGIGYGLALITAVPVLISLVLLAKVAQAELRKFLEGGAHYEIFKDFYLLLLSILPKNLVSLLFGILASLRLPRFIMIPILKAFAKAYKINLNEAELEIQEYNSLNQFFTRALKAEARIIDSAENALVSPVDAKITGFGDIDDQVIIQAKGVDYNLKELIGGDKYLSKFQNGKYITFYLSPQDYHRIHSPAYGRILGYYYEPGKLFPVNELAVFGIRGLFPKNERLITFLQTEYGLVAVIKVGASNVGRIRVTYDKKIITNTLIRTTKEEDYKDVSIMIEKGAELGRFEMGSTVILILERDTFDFTELPLNEKVTYGTTIGTFRKQVLKLPR
- a CDS encoding LIC_11366 family protein translates to MPGSNTVFTRPVPKPLLFKKRSPLKGRRVSFYSIILTGILFGMISLGAEENVTTTPKLKEMAENRTSETPDTWEFGARFGFGMRGPNRFDQNLNGFSSNLNPLVASQTKQENTRGSIQGEFLARTRLSENFKIGMIGGYRYFDPFYLTNLTSEPFYTKLDFQMESFYLLGMVWQEGRLNRYFRWETGLGLGITRALWITKGYATDGKDYFQQNGNMRGSGLEFRLEGSLIHPINERVSLSFGTYLAWINITSFDGSFNGDAASFYVRQDGRLTPLTESANQDNILLSNQYSRKLDMQSAYGGLFFGVNYKL
- a CDS encoding START domain-containing protein, translated to MKHLYLIVFLLIPMQLFSWDLEKEKNGITVHTREVEGSELKEFRGKTKLKADLNTVVSLIEDNPNYVTWFKDCKHAEAVKVLNPREKYIYIQNGAPWPVNDRDFVVHTVFSQDKTTGTVTYTIRSIPNIVPEKKGLVRGTLKGFWKLVPAGDEIEVTYQILSDPGGSIPSSIANFVVVDIPYETLRKMKEKVTESKYINSPKHPDLILPVSK
- a CDS encoding SRPBCC family protein, which produces MKAEVSVVGKEIIGVKTFDAPRELVWSAWTDPKQVAIWWGPNGFTNTIHEMSVKPGGVWRFTMHGPDGIDYPNRVEFIEVVQPEKLVYDHGDDSNPKQFHVTVFFEEEGSKTKLTMRSRFASEENIKKVADYALEGLRQTLGRLENFLGKN
- a CDS encoding DUF971 domain-containing protein: MSLSLKATTPENIEFDENILKIEWKDGVISEFPLLELRKRCPCVVCKGGHGGKVGATTGGIKDAKLLSFSKVGRYAINLVWGDYHNTGIYSFDSLRLYAQGEPGDLGIP
- a CDS encoding SRPBCC family protein; the encoded protein is MNEIKQPEFKEMVLTRTLNAPRDRVWKAWTDPNMVSQWWGPHGFTAPLCQLDLRPGGEILIHMKDPEGGINPMNGTYKEIITLEKIVFSSYIAFEMDGKKPAAEIQITILFADKGSQTELQVRALPIKVDPELYPAVEGMEEGWNQTLDKLTAIFA
- the ilvA gene encoding threonine ammonia-lyase, biosynthetic is translated as MIDYIRKILDARVYDVAVHTPLDSMIRMSQRLNSSVLLKREDLQPIFSFKIRGAYNLISRLSSEEKRSGVICASAGNHAQGVALSAQKLGIKAIIVMPITTPSIKIEAVQYFGAEIVLHGDTFDEAYSHARKLEKEKGLKFIHPYDDPEVIAGQGTVGLEILQQYPNPIEAVFIPIGGGGLAAGVASYIKFLRPEIKVIGVEPSDAASMKEAISAGKRVILERVGLFADGVAVRQAGEETFKICKELLDNVLVANTDEICAAVKDIFEDMRVIAEPAGALSLAGLKSYANQNPNRKGALIAINSGANMNFDRLRHVAERAEIGESREILLGVTIPEKPGSYLKFVQTLGNKIITEFNYRYATDKQAHVFVGLKLKVSSEKEKVISELESLGYEVLDISTNETAKIHIRYMVGGRVSELKDEIILRCEFPERPGALLKFLESVGTNWNITLFHYRNHGADYGRVLVGFQVPYSDREGFRERLKSLGYPYEEETDNPAYKMFLHSV
- a CDS encoding MFS transporter produces the protein MSEIKTEITPKATKKEWIGLAVIALPCLLYAMDLTVLYLAAPQLTADLNPTPSQQLWIMDIYGFLVAGFLVIMGNLGDRIGRRKLLLYGAAAFGVASVLAAFSPSSEILILTRAILGITAATLAPSTLSLIRNMFLDPEERTFAIGIWGMSFSLGGAIGPLVGGVLLEYFWWGSVFLMSVPIMIVLLIVGPKLLPEFKDPNAGKMDLPSAVLSLVSVLSIIYGLKQIAENGWGLVSILTILAGLFVGAIFIKRQTTLADPMIDLQLFKLPAFSAAVIGNTMTIFVGLGAFLFISQYLQLVLGLSPLEAGLWTLPGAAGNVIGSLTIPIIARSMRPLYAMLGGLILLAIGMLLYALINTENGIWMIISGSIIMSFGICTVVILGTDIIVGSAPPERAGAAASISETAAEFGGVLGIAVLGSIGVAIFKSRINSINLPGLTPEQLESSHNTLASAVALAKELPEPSRQILLSTAQGAFTDSLHFISFLNVGISVALAFAIFFILKDRKARETTVETAELEKAAR